From the genome of Nakamurella flavida, one region includes:
- a CDS encoding HAD-IIB family hydrolase: MTHALKTELALVAFDLDDTLAPSKSPVDPEMAALLGELLEYVQVCIISGGRFEQFEMQVLTSLDSGPALDRLHLMPTCGTQYYLWSGDHWDRQYSEELSEDEKQRVLEVLTAGAKELGLWEEQTWGPILEDRGSQITFSALGQQAPVDAKHAWDRDGSKKESLRAYAAPLLPELEVRGGGSTSIDVTRKGVDKAYGMRKLMDQLQLTADQLLFVGDRLDPGGNDFPVKSLGIRTVAIERWQETAVFIRGLIATLKG; the protein is encoded by the coding sequence GTGACACACGCTCTGAAGACCGAACTGGCCCTGGTGGCCTTCGATCTCGACGACACGCTGGCTCCGTCGAAGTCCCCCGTGGACCCCGAGATGGCCGCCCTGCTGGGCGAGCTGCTCGAGTACGTCCAGGTCTGCATCATCTCCGGCGGCCGTTTCGAGCAGTTCGAGATGCAGGTGCTCACCAGCCTCGACTCCGGCCCCGCCCTGGACCGGCTGCACCTCATGCCGACCTGCGGCACGCAGTACTACCTGTGGTCCGGCGACCACTGGGACCGGCAGTACTCCGAGGAGCTGTCCGAGGACGAGAAGCAGCGCGTCCTGGAGGTTCTCACCGCCGGCGCCAAGGAACTCGGCCTGTGGGAGGAGCAGACCTGGGGCCCGATCCTGGAGGACCGCGGCAGCCAGATCACCTTCTCCGCCCTGGGCCAGCAGGCCCCGGTGGACGCCAAGCACGCGTGGGACCGGGACGGGTCCAAGAAGGAGAGCCTGCGCGCCTACGCCGCTCCCCTGCTCCCCGAGCTCGAGGTCCGTGGCGGCGGCTCCACCTCGATCGACGTCACCCGCAAGGGCGTCGACAAGGCCTACGGCATGCGCAAGCTGATGGATCAGCTCCAGCTCACCGCCGATCAGCTGCTGTTCGTCGGTGACCGGCTCGATCCGGGCGGCAACGACTTCCCGGTGAAGTCGCTGGGCATCCGCACGGTGGCCATCGAGCGCTGGCAGGAGACCGCGGTCTTCATCCGCGGTCTCATCGCCACCCTCAAGGGCTGA
- a CDS encoding LacI family DNA-binding transcriptional regulator codes for MPTGADAARPTMRDVAALAGVALKTVSRVMNGVPSVDPVLAARVRAAAAELAYRPNLAANLRSGRTNTVGLLLEDIGNPFSAATLRAIEDELEAAGILLLAASLDEQPSREEELTRRLIDRRVDGLIVVPASRDQRYLVAEQLRGTCVVFLDRLPQPLVADAVVSDNRVGARRGVEHLVRHGRRRIAYLGDDPAIPTAAERFRGYVDALAGQGLPVDPALVRHGLRSVQEAHRAAADLLAGPDGVGVDALFTSQNLVTIGAVGALHAAGRHREVAQVGFDDIPFAEALEPGVTVVAQDTRMLGRTAAERLLARIHGDRSAPQVFSVPSRLLVRGSGELPVSTTP; via the coding sequence ATGCCGACCGGCGCCGATGCGGCCCGACCCACCATGCGGGACGTCGCCGCGCTGGCCGGGGTGGCCCTGAAGACCGTGTCCCGGGTGATGAACGGCGTGCCGAGCGTGGACCCCGTCCTCGCGGCACGGGTCCGGGCCGCCGCCGCCGAGCTCGCGTACCGGCCCAACCTCGCGGCCAACCTGCGCAGCGGCCGGACCAACACCGTCGGCCTGTTGCTGGAGGACATCGGCAACCCGTTCTCCGCGGCCACGCTGCGGGCCATCGAGGACGAGCTCGAGGCCGCCGGCATCCTGCTCCTGGCCGCCAGCCTGGACGAGCAGCCGTCCCGCGAGGAGGAGCTGACCCGCCGGCTCATCGACCGCCGGGTCGACGGGTTGATCGTCGTCCCGGCCTCCCGGGACCAGCGGTACCTCGTGGCCGAACAGCTGCGCGGGACGTGCGTGGTCTTCCTCGACCGGCTCCCGCAGCCCCTCGTCGCCGATGCGGTGGTGTCCGACAACCGGGTGGGGGCGCGTCGGGGGGTGGAACACCTCGTGCGCCACGGCCGGCGCCGGATCGCCTATCTGGGCGACGATCCCGCGATCCCCACGGCCGCCGAGCGGTTCCGCGGATATGTGGACGCCCTGGCCGGTCAGGGTCTCCCGGTCGACCCCGCCCTGGTCCGCCACGGACTGCGGTCGGTCCAGGAGGCCCACCGCGCCGCTGCGGATCTGCTGGCCGGGCCGGACGGCGTTGGGGTCGACGCCCTGTTCACCAGTCAGAACCTGGTGACGATCGGCGCGGTGGGCGCACTGCACGCCGCCGGTCGCCATCGCGAGGTCGCCCAGGTCGGGTTCGACGACATCCCGTTCGCCGAGGCCCTCGAGCCCGGAGTCACCGTGGTCGCCCAGGACACCCGGATGTTGGGCCGCACCGCCGCCGAACGTCTGCTCGCCCGGATCCACGGCGACCGTTCCGCCCCGCAGGTCTTCTCCGTTCCCAGCCGCCTTCTCGTCCGGGGCTCGGGCGAATTGCCGGTTTCGACGACCCCCTGA
- a CDS encoding ferrous iron transport protein A yields MPGPVAFLLEVSVGTRVVIRTRIPGGFTDTLGYVRSRSVDRVVVDTRTGDREVVLAHVVAAKAVPEPPPRRAPRTRPELR; encoded by the coding sequence ATGCCCGGCCCCGTCGCGTTCCTGCTGGAGGTGTCGGTCGGTACCCGGGTGGTGATCCGCACCCGCATCCCCGGCGGGTTCACCGACACCCTCGGGTACGTGCGGTCCCGTTCGGTCGACCGGGTCGTGGTGGACACCCGGACCGGTGACCGCGAGGTGGTGCTGGCCCACGTGGTCGCGGCCAAGGCCGTCCCCGAGCCCCCACCCCGCCGCGCCCCGCGCACCCGACCTGAACTGCGGTGA